In the Leptospira sp. WS4.C2 genome, one interval contains:
- a CDS encoding ABC transporter ATP-binding protein produces the protein MLLRVHNLTKRFGKDEAVSSVSFDVNQGDYVAIIGPSGSGKTTLLSMLTGMLSPTEGDILYDQTKLSQISKQELAEIRARDLGLVFQFSELVGNLTIKENILLPALFTRKFSNDDYIRKCDYLIEHLKLGDIQDSLPRTLSGGQIQKAAIARSLINDPAILFADEPSGDLDPENSYLVQLLLNEYNKRNHSIILVTHDMKLAFDAQTVYEMKNGKFDQVIKGE, from the coding sequence ATGTTACTCCGTGTCCACAACCTCACCAAACGATTTGGAAAAGACGAAGCAGTAAGTTCTGTCAGCTTCGATGTGAACCAAGGGGATTATGTTGCCATCATCGGACCATCGGGTTCCGGCAAAACCACTTTACTTTCCATGCTCACAGGAATGCTCTCTCCTACTGAGGGGGATATACTCTATGACCAAACCAAACTCTCGCAAATTTCCAAACAAGAACTAGCGGAAATTCGGGCACGCGACCTAGGCCTTGTTTTTCAGTTTTCGGAACTTGTGGGAAACCTTACCATCAAAGAAAATATTCTTTTGCCAGCCCTATTCACTCGTAAGTTTTCCAATGATGACTATATTCGTAAATGCGATTATTTGATCGAACATTTAAAGTTAGGTGACATACAGGATTCGTTACCAAGAACTCTATCGGGGGGACAAATCCAAAAAGCGGCCATCGCACGTTCCCTCATCAACGATCCGGCCATTCTTTTCGCGGACGAACCGTCCGGAGACTTAGACCCCGAAAATAGTTATCTAGTCCAACTCCTACTCAACGAATACAACAAACGAAACCATTCCATCATCCTTGTCACACATGATATGAAACTTGCGTTCGATGCCCAAACCGTTTACGAAATGAAAAACGGAAAATTCGACCAAGTCATCAAGGGAGAATGA
- a CDS encoding ABC transporter permease → MPNSITSYFPILVGKKESYVNSVLEVIQLTYISFALRLLFRDRLYSVAYGLVGALVFTFFLLAIRIHFHLYSGVSLTSIVSFDQSPQILFYSTSLALMALFFFHCLHGLGDIGVMMAIGGNRLGCIWLHSLSLFFLFLPSFLLAIMINIGNLNPPADFGFVQELKSIFTCLVLFIALGLSVSVPTIGISSYIDPYKSIRRQK, encoded by the coding sequence ATGCCAAATTCGATTACTTCCTATTTTCCTATTTTAGTTGGTAAAAAAGAGTCTTACGTCAATTCTGTCCTGGAAGTGATACAACTCACCTACATTTCATTCGCTCTTCGCCTTCTCTTTCGGGATCGACTCTATTCGGTGGCCTATGGCCTCGTCGGAGCCCTGGTTTTTACATTCTTCTTACTCGCCATAAGGATTCACTTCCATTTGTATTCGGGAGTGTCCCTTACTAGTATCGTTTCCTTTGACCAATCTCCTCAGATTCTTTTTTATTCTACAAGCCTTGCCCTGATGGCTCTCTTTTTCTTCCATTGCCTTCACGGCCTCGGAGACATTGGTGTCATGATGGCCATTGGTGGAAATAGACTCGGGTGTATTTGGTTACACTCCTTGTCCTTATTTTTCCTATTTCTTCCCAGTTTCCTATTGGCCATCATGATCAATATAGGAAACCTAAATCCACCCGCAGACTTTGGCTTTGTCCAAGAACTGAAATCCATTTTCACTTGCCTAGTTCTCTTTATCGCCCTTGGACTTTCCGTATCCGTTCCCACAATTGGAATCAGTTCTTACATAGATCCCTACAAATCGATTCGGAGACAAAAATAA
- a CDS encoding tetratricopeptide repeat protein, with protein MAFFIFVGAAVIMLGFLLTFIVGQRRDSYAKALSLATLGNFLDARALVREKLEEDHQNPYGHYVMAKIYAMENDPLNEAKHLEIIKKNNRYTKEIDSVTVSNRIADIYYNKDFFEEAFFHYLDTLQADRSNPIACLRLGFMALGQKEFKIAEHFFSRIPEEKINLSSYFIARGVISGVTGGGKEREYFEKAYKLEKSPVSGFLYALSLSRENKHKDAVKTAVAISEQIEDEFVRFTLFQFLMTEAILMQNFPEALKYGRLCLEMARLNVWPSEIVECSIHFAMITVYMGRLDDASEYLIEAEAERLDDPDVVALANLKYRLERGTGTVESLTHEYDLTRELNLLSVNLFPNSRYFELSGMRSSKPFNIKGMVDDGGKKLTSKLDMLGLDKFEKFISLPGTNFKNQATRMVMSMGYRVTKEISNPEGDGVNLLASSKEDVNKRALFRVRKWKDAKVSDVFLRDMTNQMEELGATRGYVIGNFDVTEGGKKIIAASNGALEMYSGDLFEDLLNKTM; from the coding sequence TTGGCATTTTTTATCTTTGTGGGAGCAGCAGTCATTATGCTCGGGTTTCTCTTGACCTTCATTGTCGGGCAGAGACGGGATAGTTATGCTAAGGCGCTAAGCCTCGCCACTCTGGGGAACTTTTTAGATGCTAGGGCGCTGGTTCGTGAAAAACTCGAAGAAGACCACCAAAATCCCTATGGGCACTATGTCATGGCAAAGATCTACGCCATGGAAAATGACCCCCTAAACGAAGCCAAACACCTAGAAATCATTAAAAAAAACAATCGGTATACGAAGGAAATCGATTCTGTGACGGTTTCTAATCGCATTGCAGATATTTACTATAACAAGGATTTTTTTGAGGAAGCCTTCTTCCATTATTTGGATACCCTCCAAGCTGACAGGTCCAATCCCATCGCCTGCCTTCGTTTGGGATTTATGGCTCTCGGACAAAAAGAATTCAAAATCGCAGAACACTTTTTCTCTCGGATCCCAGAAGAAAAAATCAACCTCTCTTCCTACTTTATCGCTCGTGGGGTAATCTCTGGTGTGACGGGTGGGGGGAAAGAAAGAGAATATTTCGAAAAAGCATACAAATTAGAAAAGTCTCCCGTTTCTGGATTTTTATACGCTCTCTCTTTGTCTCGTGAAAACAAACACAAAGATGCCGTCAAAACAGCAGTGGCAATCAGCGAACAGATAGAAGATGAATTTGTTCGTTTCACTCTCTTTCAATTTTTAATGACAGAAGCGATCCTGATGCAAAATTTTCCAGAAGCCTTAAAATATGGAAGGTTGTGTTTGGAGATGGCAAGGCTGAACGTTTGGCCAAGCGAAATCGTTGAATGTAGCATTCACTTTGCAATGATTACAGTTTATATGGGCCGTTTGGATGATGCTTCTGAATATTTGATTGAAGCCGAAGCAGAGAGATTAGATGATCCCGATGTGGTAGCCCTCGCTAATTTAAAATACCGATTGGAACGGGGAACAGGAACTGTAGAATCTTTAACCCATGAATATGATCTAACGCGAGAATTAAATTTACTGTCTGTCAATTTATTCCCAAACTCTAGATACTTTGAATTGAGTGGGATGCGTTCTTCCAAACCATTTAATATCAAAGGTATGGTCGATGACGGTGGAAAGAAACTAACTTCAAAATTAGATATGTTAGGTTTGGATAAATTCGAAAAGTTCATTAGTCTTCCTGGAACCAATTTTAAAAACCAAGCCACTCGAATGGTGATGAGTATGGGCTACCGAGTGACTAAAGAAATATCCAATCCAGAAGGGGACGGTGTGAATTTACTAGCATCTTCTAAAGAAGATGTCAATAAACGAGCGCTCTTTCGTGTTCGCAAATGGAAGGATGCCAAAGTATCGGATGTATTTTTACGAGACATGACAAACCAAATGGAAGAGTTGGGTGCCACTAGGGGTTATGTCATTGGTAATTTTGATGTGACTGAAGGTGGAAAAAAAATCATCGCTGCCAGTAATGGAGCTCTTGAGATGTATAGTGGGGATTTGTTTGAGGATTTACTCAACAAAACAATGTAA
- the ruvA gene encoding Holliday junction branch migration protein RuvA — protein sequence MIASLRGKLIQLEMDHLVIDVAGVGYEVHIPFPLHLECKDKMKEEIFLHIFHSITDRGERLFGFSTRKDRELFQLIKSLHGIGELTALKILSFFHADDLYKIAKEDDRKTLEKIPKVKGKTSEKILFEIKQNLKKLEMFLNDESTKTDSGDKESDLATLALIQLGFDERTATKQVADAKKLNPGYTASEIVKQVITGN from the coding sequence ATGATTGCAAGTTTACGTGGAAAATTGATTCAACTAGAAATGGACCATCTTGTCATTGATGTGGCGGGTGTCGGTTATGAAGTGCATATTCCCTTTCCTTTGCATTTAGAATGCAAAGACAAAATGAAAGAAGAGATTTTTCTACATATCTTTCATTCCATCACAGACAGAGGCGAACGCCTCTTTGGATTTTCAACAAGAAAAGATAGAGAACTTTTCCAACTCATAAAATCTTTACATGGAATTGGAGAACTCACTGCACTCAAAATCCTATCCTTTTTCCATGCAGATGATTTATACAAAATTGCAAAAGAAGATGACCGCAAAACTTTGGAAAAAATTCCCAAAGTCAAAGGAAAAACATCCGAAAAAATCCTTTTTGAAATCAAACAAAACTTAAAAAAATTGGAAATGTTTCTAAATGATGAATCGACCAAAACAGATTCAGGAGATAAAGAAAGTGATTTGGCAACCCTTGCCCTCATCCAATTAGGTTTTGATGAAAGAACTGCCACCAAACAAGTAGCAGATGCAAAAAAACTAAACCCTGGTTACACGGCTTCTGAAATCGTAAAACAGGTGATTACGGGAAATTAA
- a CDS encoding patatin-like phospholipase family protein — MKRIRISKHPALALYLTLADLFKNLPHTVLREMKENTVREFLAGGEVLFEENSEGSDLYILAAGKLRYEKRNSDGAVLDVGEFKRLDIIGELSLFTGEKRSATVKAIRDSELIRVPREVALSILLKYPDSLLQITKIIAERLAHAKTDNKGFIPVSKTFSLLSSLSKESLDEIIHKIGLVFLRYGSFCVVDEKMFLERTSELQSLDEVEREPWIIRFFSQLEAEFDYVFYILEDGKTVTSWMERALRQSDSILFIKDANEDPNCIHLETLMDQKQFKNRTQILVLVQPNPVEVVPGTIRHLQKRKFSRHFHVHFDRLDTWERLGRGLLGKSIGLALGGGGAKGFAHLGVLSALEENKIPIDMVSGTSAGSIFAALIAMGETSKGSKEKAKALWVTKDLLNEYTVPVLSLTTGKKYTEAIRQFFGSIQIEDLWIPYFAISTDLSHSEIHVHDRGDLWKAIRASTSIPGVVPPFIDDGVVYVDGGVLDNVPGITLKERGVGKVISVDVFGDIYPDQDKELSSYFDKSNPGVMTNPLTQITNLINFNEILRPKFPPIGDIIIRSILASSRDRIRQTEKISDLFLQIPTNNFGLLDWFAYERLIELGYVSSIDKIIRNREKFTNPTLQ, encoded by the coding sequence GTGAAACGAATTCGAATATCGAAACATCCTGCTCTGGCATTGTATCTTACTTTGGCCGACCTTTTTAAAAATTTACCGCATACCGTTCTTCGTGAAATGAAAGAAAATACCGTTCGGGAATTTTTAGCAGGGGGCGAGGTTCTATTTGAGGAAAACTCAGAGGGAAGTGATTTATATATTCTTGCAGCAGGAAAACTTCGGTATGAAAAAAGAAATTCTGATGGCGCTGTCCTTGATGTTGGAGAATTTAAGCGGCTTGATATCATAGGTGAACTTAGTTTATTTACCGGAGAAAAACGATCCGCAACAGTTAAGGCAATCCGCGACTCCGAGCTCATTAGAGTTCCAAGAGAAGTGGCTCTATCCATTCTTCTTAAATACCCAGATAGTCTTTTACAAATCACCAAAATCATTGCAGAGCGTTTGGCACATGCAAAAACAGATAACAAGGGATTTATTCCTGTTTCCAAAACTTTTTCTCTTCTTAGTTCCCTTTCTAAAGAATCACTTGATGAAATTATTCATAAAATTGGCTTAGTTTTTCTTCGGTATGGTTCTTTTTGTGTTGTTGATGAAAAGATGTTTCTCGAAAGAACGAGCGAATTGCAATCGTTAGATGAAGTGGAAAGGGAACCTTGGATCATTCGTTTCTTTTCTCAACTAGAGGCAGAATTTGATTATGTATTTTATATATTAGAAGATGGAAAGACTGTTACGTCTTGGATGGAAAGGGCTTTGCGCCAGTCAGATTCTATTTTATTCATAAAAGATGCGAATGAAGATCCAAATTGTATTCATTTAGAAACTCTTATGGATCAAAAACAATTTAAGAATAGAACCCAAATTTTGGTTCTTGTCCAACCAAATCCAGTTGAAGTAGTTCCGGGAACCATTAGGCATTTACAAAAGAGAAAATTCAGCCGGCATTTTCATGTTCATTTTGATAGGCTTGACACTTGGGAAAGGTTGGGACGCGGTCTACTTGGAAAATCGATAGGCCTTGCGCTCGGCGGCGGTGGTGCGAAAGGTTTTGCACATTTAGGAGTCCTCTCTGCTTTAGAAGAAAACAAAATCCCCATTGATATGGTTTCTGGTACTAGCGCTGGATCTATATTTGCAGCCCTCATTGCTATGGGTGAAACAAGTAAAGGGAGTAAAGAGAAGGCAAAAGCCTTATGGGTAACAAAAGATCTGTTAAACGAATATACTGTTCCTGTTTTGTCGCTGACCACTGGGAAAAAATATACAGAGGCCATTCGTCAATTTTTTGGGTCAATACAAATCGAAGACTTATGGATTCCTTACTTTGCGATTTCAACGGATTTATCTCATTCAGAAATTCACGTTCATGATAGAGGGGATTTGTGGAAAGCCATTCGAGCCAGTACTTCAATCCCAGGTGTAGTTCCACCTTTTATAGACGATGGAGTGGTTTATGTGGATGGGGGAGTTTTAGACAATGTTCCTGGGATTACATTAAAAGAACGGGGTGTCGGAAAAGTAATCTCAGTGGATGTCTTCGGTGACATTTATCCTGACCAAGACAAAGAGCTTTCTAGTTATTTTGACAAATCCAATCCAGGGGTGATGACAAATCCTTTAACCCAAATTACTAACCTAATTAATTTTAATGAAATCCTAAGGCCAAAGTTTCCACCTATTGGCGATATCATTATTCGCTCCATCCTTGCGTCCAGTAGAGATCGTATTCGCCAAACAGAGAAAATATCAGATTTGTTTTTACAAATTCCTACAAATAACTTTGGTCTTCTGGATTGGTTTGCCTATGAACGATTGATTGAATTGGGTTATGTTTCCTCTATTGATAAAATCATACGTAACCGAGAGAAATTTACAAATCCTACTTTACAATAG
- a CDS encoding C40 family peptidase, translating to MFVFRMFSLPLVVFYILLLVGNSLSAQNLDSLVESVYNKQESLLIRNEIRKRLGDRANDSGVKEIVKSLRVWAAFESMPAQEFAQEVERFVFLSDYGFTWEETEELIPYFITTKPNKKDIPYLGKFFKEMTSSKLPDETVSEILRIAKSKQWSGASVFVAGRLVVLSRKKEENPNTTLKHLESILPKQIQNLTEEKRVKFFNDWFVSETQKIDEKYWETVKTDTISLLAPATPKENFEKSERRTEIIWNEQGDWVTKERPKLDPNLIFLEEQSVLSSSVSGEKEKRKLVDPVGRQWIGTPYLYGGYSKRGVDCSGLTKSILTDPKIGMNERMIPRSARDQAQIGKSVPREKQQMGNLVFFSASSNTSKITHVGMLLDNGNFIHASTSRGVVIQSLNEKWWKERYVTGRDIFTGGN from the coding sequence ATGTTTGTCTTTCGAATGTTTTCTTTGCCATTGGTAGTTTTTTATATCTTATTACTTGTTGGAAATTCCCTTTCTGCACAAAATTTGGATTCGTTAGTTGAGTCTGTGTATAATAAACAAGAATCCCTTCTGATCCGAAATGAAATTCGAAAAAGATTGGGCGACCGTGCAAATGATTCTGGTGTTAAAGAAATTGTAAAATCTTTACGAGTATGGGCTGCTTTTGAGTCGATGCCAGCGCAAGAATTTGCACAAGAAGTAGAACGATTTGTTTTCCTTTCTGATTATGGATTTACTTGGGAAGAAACTGAAGAATTAATCCCATATTTCATTACAACAAAACCTAACAAAAAAGACATTCCCTATTTAGGTAAGTTCTTTAAGGAAATGACCTCCTCAAAACTTCCAGACGAAACAGTTTCAGAAATTCTAAGGATTGCTAAATCAAAACAATGGAGTGGTGCCTCGGTTTTTGTAGCGGGCCGTTTGGTTGTCCTCTCTCGAAAAAAGGAAGAAAACCCAAATACCACTCTGAAACATTTGGAATCCATATTACCAAAACAAATTCAAAACCTAACAGAAGAGAAACGGGTAAAATTTTTTAACGATTGGTTTGTTAGCGAAACTCAGAAGATAGATGAAAAATATTGGGAAACAGTAAAAACAGATACCATTTCATTATTGGCACCTGCAACACCTAAAGAGAATTTTGAAAAATCAGAAAGACGCACTGAAATTATCTGGAATGAACAAGGAGATTGGGTAACCAAGGAAAGGCCCAAATTAGATCCTAACTTAATTTTTTTGGAGGAACAGAGTGTTCTTTCATCCTCAGTTAGTGGAGAAAAAGAAAAACGTAAGTTAGTTGATCCTGTGGGCAGGCAATGGATTGGAACTCCCTATCTTTATGGTGGTTATTCTAAACGTGGAGTTGATTGTTCTGGTCTTACAAAGTCAATCCTTACCGATCCAAAGATTGGAATGAATGAACGAATGATTCCAAGGTCCGCAAGGGACCAAGCTCAAATTGGGAAGTCTGTTCCTAGAGAAAAACAACAGATGGGAAATTTAGTATTTTTTTCTGCTTCTTCAAACACTAGTAAAATTACTCATGTCGGAATGCTTTTAGACAACGGAAATTTTATCCATGCATCCACCAGCCGCGGTGTTGTCATTCAGTCATTAAACGAAAAATGGTGGAAAGAAAGGTATGTGACGGGTCGAGATATTTTTACAGGGGGAAATTAG
- a CDS encoding patatin-like phospholipase family protein, with protein MGKKRALVLSGGGARGAYQAGVLRYLEEIHWKPDIICGTSVGAINACAIGSGMNSSRLSNLWLKLNQKNIMRYSIWNMLKGLFRKKYYPLVETYPLKKFIHENLDFTTLNESKTKVIISAVNILTSELKFFENPNLQIEHILASSAIPMVFPWQIIDGEPYWDGGVMANTPILPALTHEASEIVVVLLSPVGGTPMMEAPETKDEALERLFELYLLGSYRSVEQGLEYRKSVMKGLTPIENFFLGLRTQFNQAKISVIAPKQMLGLGSILNFKKDQAEILLKQGYDDAKEFFTLKTKSK; from the coding sequence ATGGGTAAAAAAAGAGCACTGGTCTTATCGGGGGGAGGAGCCAGAGGTGCCTACCAAGCAGGTGTTTTGCGGTATTTAGAAGAGATCCATTGGAAACCGGATATCATTTGTGGTACGTCCGTTGGCGCTATCAACGCTTGTGCAATTGGTTCTGGAATGAATTCAAGTAGGTTATCGAACCTGTGGTTAAAACTCAATCAAAAAAATATCATGCGTTATTCGATATGGAATATGTTAAAGGGACTTTTCCGAAAGAAATACTATCCACTCGTTGAAACCTATCCTTTAAAGAAATTCATTCATGAAAATTTAGATTTTACGACGCTTAATGAATCCAAAACAAAAGTCATCATCTCTGCCGTTAACATTTTGACTTCAGAGTTGAAGTTCTTTGAAAACCCTAATTTACAAATCGAACATATTTTAGCTTCTTCTGCCATTCCCATGGTATTCCCTTGGCAGATCATTGATGGAGAACCTTATTGGGATGGTGGGGTGATGGCAAATACTCCTATCCTTCCTGCTCTGACTCACGAAGCATCAGAAATTGTTGTGGTCCTGCTTTCTCCGGTGGGTGGAACTCCGATGATGGAAGCTCCTGAAACAAAAGACGAGGCCTTAGAACGATTGTTTGAATTGTATCTTCTTGGTTCTTACAGAAGTGTAGAACAAGGATTGGAATATAGAAAGTCTGTCATGAAAGGACTCACACCGATTGAAAATTTTTTCTTAGGTCTACGAACTCAATTTAATCAGGCAAAGATCTCGGTGATTGCTCCTAAACAAATGTTAGGTTTAGGAAGTATATTAAATTTCAAAAAGGACCAGGCTGAGATCCTTTTGAAACAGGGATATGATGATGCCAAAGAATTCTTTACACTCAAAACAAAGTCAAAATAG
- a CDS encoding PAS domain S-box protein produces the protein MGLELTDQRLINTILEQSLNAIAISDLEGNLQYVNSAFVSLWGYHQDSEIIGKNASNFTPDKEKLKLILSEILSKSHWTGELLAKRKDRSTFDISINAYSSKDKLGNTTHLLASFSDQTKTKELEKYAKEREIYFSQILDSITDLVFCKNKNFQVTYVNQACADFYGVSKQELIGIQDVAYNQEEYTKAYNSEDRKVFETGETSYVRKEPNLGPDGITRILETVKNPILDASGNIKEIVGVSRDITEKQTLEDRLRLVTEITSDYIYTAKILDGEIIAEWSSKELNTTSGYSIEEIGKLGGWFHVILKEDLPIIAERMAKTLKGETGVIEYRIRTKSGNIKWLRDYTKPIMNAEGKIISIIGAAKDITKEKEIDLKYQISSHRYQAAMNSALEAIYFLETSKNKDGDIIDFIISDVNQKGEEQLGMKKEELLGKGICQLFPINRENGFFEDYKNVVETKIPIEREFQIPGNYVAPGYYFHQVIPTNDGLVIQTRDISDRKRMEELLLRTNRLAKVGSFDYDLVHKQITLSQVATEILITTSKNVFDVDLRFFGTEEFGPTLKQKEIHCIETKDTFDLESLVRTSSGNEFWIRIIATPKFLENNCVGFYGAIQNIHNEKLIQESLLDKEILLLSKNKELESLVQVTNKQNERLKEYTYITSHNLRAPIANLISLTSMLKETPSNTELIGLIESSSFQLDQIIRNLNELLNIERDSKELPKSKILIRESIEAQILLLTNGAKREIEFRNHIPEGIELLGFQAYFDSIINNILTNAIKYARTDMVCKINISYVETKEILKIAIQDNGPGIDILRHGHKLFKMNFRLRQDIEGKGMGLFLAKHQIESMNGSIDVESELGNGSTFYLTFPKNLF, from the coding sequence ATGGGATTGGAACTTACAGACCAAAGACTGATCAACACCATATTGGAACAGTCGCTAAATGCGATAGCAATCTCCGATTTGGAAGGAAATTTACAATATGTAAACTCTGCCTTTGTTTCTTTATGGGGTTATCATCAAGATAGCGAAATAATCGGGAAAAATGCATCTAATTTCACTCCAGACAAAGAAAAATTAAAACTCATCTTATCCGAAATCCTTTCCAAGTCTCATTGGACTGGTGAGCTACTTGCTAAAAGAAAAGATAGATCTACTTTTGATATCAGCATTAATGCTTATAGTTCCAAAGATAAACTTGGGAATACCACTCATCTGCTCGCGAGTTTTTCAGATCAAACCAAAACAAAGGAGCTGGAAAAATATGCAAAAGAAAGAGAAATATATTTTTCTCAAATATTAGATTCCATTACCGATTTAGTTTTTTGTAAAAATAAAAATTTCCAAGTGACCTATGTAAACCAAGCATGTGCAGATTTTTATGGAGTATCGAAACAAGAATTAATAGGTATCCAAGATGTTGCTTACAACCAAGAAGAATACACAAAAGCCTACAATTCCGAAGATAGAAAAGTATTCGAAACCGGAGAAACTAGTTACGTAAGAAAAGAACCAAATCTTGGACCTGATGGTATCACAAGAATCCTAGAAACAGTAAAAAATCCGATCCTTGATGCAAGTGGGAACATTAAAGAAATTGTTGGTGTTTCTCGCGATATAACAGAAAAACAAACTCTAGAAGACCGATTACGATTGGTCACGGAGATTACTTCCGATTATATTTACACGGCAAAGATCTTAGATGGAGAAATTATCGCTGAATGGAGCTCCAAAGAACTAAACACAACTTCCGGTTATTCCATCGAAGAAATCGGGAAGTTAGGTGGTTGGTTTCATGTCATTTTAAAAGAAGATCTCCCCATTATTGCTGAACGTATGGCAAAGACTTTGAAAGGAGAAACCGGGGTGATCGAATACCGAATTCGCACAAAGTCAGGAAATATCAAATGGTTACGTGATTACACAAAACCGATTATGAATGCGGAAGGTAAAATCATCTCTATTATTGGAGCCGCCAAAGACATCACCAAAGAGAAAGAAATCGATTTAAAATACCAAATTAGTAGCCATCGATACCAAGCTGCGATGAACTCAGCACTAGAAGCTATTTACTTTCTAGAAACCTCAAAAAATAAAGATGGGGACATCATTGACTTTATTATTTCTGATGTAAACCAAAAAGGAGAAGAACAACTCGGAATGAAAAAAGAAGAATTGTTAGGTAAAGGAATTTGCCAACTTTTTCCTATCAATCGTGAAAATGGATTCTTCGAAGACTATAAAAATGTAGTAGAAACAAAAATTCCTATAGAACGAGAATTTCAAATTCCGGGAAACTATGTGGCACCTGGTTATTATTTTCATCAAGTCATTCCAACTAACGATGGACTTGTGATCCAAACTAGAGACATCTCAGACAGAAAGAGAATGGAGGAACTTCTCCTTCGAACCAATCGTCTAGCTAAAGTCGGAAGTTTTGATTATGACCTCGTTCACAAACAAATCACACTATCGCAAGTGGCAACAGAAATTCTGATAACGACTTCTAAAAACGTTTTTGATGTCGATTTACGATTTTTTGGAACGGAAGAATTTGGCCCAACCCTAAAACAAAAAGAAATTCATTGTATCGAAACGAAAGATACTTTTGATTTGGAATCTCTTGTTCGTACCAGCTCAGGAAATGAGTTTTGGATTCGGATCATTGCTACTCCAAAATTTTTAGAAAATAACTGTGTAGGATTCTATGGAGCCATTCAAAATATTCATAACGAAAAACTCATCCAAGAGTCACTCCTAGATAAAGAGATCTTATTACTCAGTAAAAACAAAGAATTAGAATCTTTAGTTCAAGTTACAAACAAACAAAACGAAAGACTAAAAGAATATACTTATATTACCTCACATAACCTTCGAGCTCCGATTGCAAACCTAATCAGTTTGACATCAATGCTAAAGGAAACCCCATCCAATACAGAACTTATTGGTCTTATCGAATCCTCGTCCTTCCAACTAGATCAAATCATTCGTAACCTCAATGAATTATTGAATATTGAAAGAGATTCGAAGGAACTTCCAAAATCAAAAATTTTAATTAGAGAAAGTATCGAAGCACAAATTCTCCTCTTAACGAATGGGGCGAAACGAGAGATAGAATTCAGAAATCATATTCCCGAAGGTATAGAATTATTGGGGTTTCAAGCCTACTTCGATAGTATCATCAACAACATTCTAACCAATGCGATCAAATATGCTCGAACCGATATGGTATGTAAAATTAATATTTCCTATGTGGAAACAAAGGAAATATTAAAAATTGCCATCCAAGATAATGGCCCAGGCATTGATATTCTTCGACATGGCCACAAACTATTCAAAATGAATTTCCGACTACGCCAAGACATCGAAGGGAAAGGTATGGGATTATTTCTTGCGAAACACCAAATTGAATCCATGAACGGATCAATTGATGTAGAAAGTGAGCTAGGGAATGGATCTACCTTCTATTTAACTTTCCCCAAAAACCTATTTTGA